Within Paenibacillus sp. RUD330, the genomic segment AAGCGGAGCGGAAAGCATCCGACAGCAGAACGGAACTGCCGAAGAGGGTACCGGCCGTTCCCTTGATCACGACGAGCCCGATATGGACCCCGGTCTCCCTCCATCGGCCGGCCGCAGCTTGGCCGGATTGCGGTTGCTTGTCGGCCATGGCTTCAGCCTCCCGTTATGAAGCTGCCGGATTGCCTGCAGAAGCCGGCTTCGACTTGGAATTCTTCTTCATGAGCAGCCACAGCGGGCTTGCGATGAAGATGGAGGAGTACGCTCCGCTGAACAGGCCGACCAGCATGGCCAGCGAGAACAAGCGGATCGATTCGCTGCCGAAAATGAACAGCGCCGCGGCTGCGAACAGCACCGTAAGCGCCGTGTTGATCGAGCGCGTCATCGTCTGCCATACGCTGTCGTTGACGACGCGGATATAATCCTTGTACGTCTTGATCTTGGCGAAGCGCAGGTTTTCGCGGATCCGGTCGAAGATGACGATCGTATCGTTGATGGAGTAGCCGATGATCGTCAGGATGGCGACGATGAACGGCAGGTTGACCTCCAGACGGAAGATCGAGAAGACGCTGATGACAATGAAGGCATCGTGGACGAGAGCCACGACGGCCGCAAGGCCGAAGCGCCATTCAAAGCGGATGGCGATATAGATGATGATGCCGATGCAAGCCAGCAGCATCGCCTTGAGCGCGTTCCACTGAAGCTCGCGGGCGATCTCGACATCGACCGTGTTGACCTCGACCGAAGAGCCGGGATCGAACTTCGCTTTGAGATCCGTCTTGAGCTGTTCTTCCTTGTCCTGGCTGAGCACTTCGTCGAAACGGATCGTCATCCGGTTGTCGCCGAAGGTCGGGGCGTTGTGCTTGCCGAATTCTCCGGCCTGGAGATAGGATTCGATCTCCTGGCGCTGGGCGGACAAGTCCTTGGTCGACTTGACGTCCACGCTGGAGCCCGACTTGAAATCGACGCCGTAGTTGAGTCCCAGAGCCGCGATCGCCACGATGCCGGCGATCGTGATGACGATCGAGAAGATGTAGAAATACTTGCTGTAATGGACAAAATCGATCCGGGATTCCTTAGAGCGCACGGATTTCACTCTCCTTCACGCCGTAATAGCCCGGCTTGTTGAATTTGCCGCTTTTGATCATCAGCCAGAGCAGGTAGCGGGAAACGACTACGTTGGAGATCAGGCTGATGATGATGCTCAGAAGCAGCGTGATGGCGAATCCTTTGACGGATCCGACACCGATGAAGAACAGCACGCCGGCCGCGATGATCGTCGTGACGTGGGAGTCGATGATCGTGCGCAGGGACGTTTTGGAGCCGGCGCGGAACGCGCTCAGCAGGCTCTTGCCGGAACGCATCTCTTCCTTGATCCGCTCCGCCGTCAGGATGTTGGCGTCGACGGCGATGCCGATGCCGAGAATGAAGGCCGCGATGCCGGGAAGCGTAAGCGTCGCGTTGAGAGCGATATGCGCCGCAAGCAGCAGCCAGGTGTAGATAATCAGGGATACGCTGGCCGCGATGCCCGGCACCCGGTAGAACACGAGCATGAAGAGCACGATGAAGACGGTGCCGACCAGGCCGGCGAAAATCGTGTCGTCGAGCGACTGCTTGCCGAGCGAGGCGCCGACGGATTGCGTGTATTTCACTTCGAGCTTCAGCGGCAGGGCGCCGAGGTTGATCGTGTCGCGGATGTTCATCGCTTCTTCACGAGTGTAGCTGCCGGAAATCTCGGCGTCGCTGCTGTTGATCTCCCTTGCCACATTCGGAGCGGACAGCTGTTCCTCGTCCAGATAGATGGCGAGCTGGTTGTTGCCGGTCACGGCCAGCTTGGCCACTTCGGCCGTCACCTTGGCGAACTGGGCGGCATCCTTGAGCTTGATGTTGATCTTGTATTGGCCGAAATCGCCTTGCTGGATCGACGCTCCGCCTTCCTTGAAATCGCTGCCGGTCAGTTCGACCTTGCAGTAGCCGGCGTCCTTGGCGCAGCCGATGGCGCTGCGGAACGTCAGGTTCGCAGGCTTGACGAGGTCCTCGCGAAGCTTGGCTTCCTTGGCTTCGTCCATGCCCGCGATGCGGATGCGGATGCGGTCCGTGCCTTCGGTCGTGACTTCAGGCTCGGACACGCCGTCTTTGTTGACGCGCTTCTCGAGGCTTTTTGCCGTCTCCGTCAACGATTCGCGCGTCACTTTGCTGCCTTCGTTCAAAGGCTTGGCCTGGTAGAGGATTTCGAATCCGCCCTTGAGGTCCAGACCTAACCGGGTCTTATCCAAAAGGGAAGGGCTTGTCCAACCAATGACGCCGAAACTGACGACGACAATGATCAGGAATGCTAGCATCCGTTTCATAATTCCTGATGTTCCTCCTTAAGTTCACAATCGTTTCTATTATAACGATGCGGGAAATTTGAGTCAAAAAAAAGAAACCCTTGTCAAAATCAGGGTTCTTTCCACGCGCTCATCGTCAGATGGTTCATGAGCTGGGTCGCCTTAAGGGACAAGATGTCATTCACGAGCTTGTGCAGCAGCGGCTCACCCGACTTGATGTACCGGGCTTGAACGCATTCCCATACATCGGCCCCCGTCACCTGCTCGTAGCCGATCCAGCGGAACTCCTCCGCCTTGCTCTCGCACAGGGCGAAGATCTCCTCGCTCATTTCCTTTTCCGTCATGCGGCCACTCGCCTCCCCTGTTGACTATCCGCCTCAAGCCGTCGAACTGTTTTCATTCGACGCCAAGGCCCGCTTTCCTGCCTTGAACCTGCTTCTCCCCAAAAAAACATAGACATGCCGGGTGCCGGATGCCGCATAAACATGCTGTACGGACGTGCCCGCCCCTGCCGGGCCGGCACAATGAACACCGTTAGGGAAGAGGAAGGAATCTATGACGAAGCCGAACAAACAAACCAAGCAAACCTTTATCAAGGGAGCCATGATCCTGCTTGCGGCGGGCGTCATCAACCGGATTCTCGGTTTCGTCCCCCGCATCGCCCTTCCCCGCGTCATCGGAGCCGAAGGGGTCGGCATCTACCAGCTCAGCTACCCGTTCCTGGGCGTGCTGCTGACTCTCATTACGGGAGGCATCCCGCTGGCTGTAGCGAAATGGATCGCGGAGGCCGATTCCAAAGGAGAGGGGCACCGCGTCAAGCAGATTTTCCGCACCGCCATGCTGCTGACGGTCGTCCTTGCTCTCGCGATGACGGCTCTCATGCTGGCCGGCGCCGAATGGATCACGACCCGCGTCCTGACCGACAGCCGCGTGTACTGGCCATTCGTCATGATGGCGCCGATGCTGCTCATCATCGGAGTATCGTCCGTATACAGAGGTTATTTCCAAGGCAAGCAGAACATGATCCCGACCGCGCAGTCCCAGGTGGTGGAGACGGTGCTGCGGATCGCCGGGCAGCTGCTGCTGGCTTTCCTTCTGCTCCCATATGGACTGGAATGGGCAGCCGCAGGCGCGATGATGGGAACCGTTATCGGCGAGATCGCCGGCCTGCTGATCTTGTTCTGGCATGCCGCCAAAGACAAGGGGAAGAACGCTGCGGCAGTTCCCGCCCCGCCTGCCGGCGCTCCGCCCCTGTCCCAAGAAGCCAAGCACGAAGACCGCATTCCCGTGCTGAAAAGGCTGCTGCGCCTTTCCATCCCGGTTACCGGCAGCCGGCTGGTCGGGTCCCTGTCCTACCTGCTGGAATCGATCCTGACCGCCCGCAGCCTCGCCGCCGCGGGAATCGCGACCGGTGCCGCCACCGCGCAGTACGGCGCCCTGCAAGGGATGATCATTCCGCTGCTTCTGCTGCCGACGGCGCTCACCTACTCCTTGTCGGTATCTCTGATTCCATCCCTGTCGGCATCAGCGGCCAGAGGCGATATAGCCTCGATCCACAAGCGCCTCCATCAGTCCCTGC encodes:
- the spoVB gene encoding stage V sporulation protein B, translating into MTKPNKQTKQTFIKGAMILLAAGVINRILGFVPRIALPRVIGAEGVGIYQLSYPFLGVLLTLITGGIPLAVAKWIAEADSKGEGHRVKQIFRTAMLLTVVLALAMTALMLAGAEWITTRVLTDSRVYWPFVMMAPMLLIIGVSSVYRGYFQGKQNMIPTAQSQVVETVLRIAGQLLLAFLLLPYGLEWAAAGAMMGTVIGEIAGLLILFWHAAKDKGKNAAAVPAPPAGAPPLSQEAKHEDRIPVLKRLLRLSIPVTGSRLVGSLSYLLESILTARSLAAAGIATGAATAQYGALQGMIIPLLLLPTALTYSLSVSLIPSLSASAARGDIASIHKRLHQSLRLALVSGAPFVVVMGLLAEPLCRLMYNHGEIAPLLALLAPAGIFIYLQGPLQAALQALDKPGTALFNTTVGACVKLYLIVELASRPELGIYGAVIAIVVNIILVTALHGISVMRCAGYRMKLPDFIKVGSAMIIMGASCRWLMSRGPLPAEWLNLIASCAAGAAVYLFLMGAMGIIDRHDLSRIPGIGRWFG
- the secF gene encoding protein translocase subunit SecF; translation: MRSKESRIDFVHYSKYFYIFSIVITIAGIVAIAALGLNYGVDFKSGSSVDVKSTKDLSAQRQEIESYLQAGEFGKHNAPTFGDNRMTIRFDEVLSQDKEEQLKTDLKAKFDPGSSVEVNTVDVEIARELQWNALKAMLLACIGIIIYIAIRFEWRFGLAAVVALVHDAFIVISVFSIFRLEVNLPFIVAILTIIGYSINDTIVIFDRIRENLRFAKIKTYKDYIRVVNDSVWQTMTRSINTALTVLFAAAALFIFGSESIRLFSLAMLVGLFSGAYSSIFIASPLWLLMKKNSKSKPASAGNPAAS
- a CDS encoding post-transcriptional regulator codes for the protein MTEKEMSEEIFALCESKAEEFRWIGYEQVTGADVWECVQARYIKSGEPLLHKLVNDILSLKATQLMNHLTMSAWKEP
- the secD gene encoding protein translocase subunit SecD, whose protein sequence is MKRMLAFLIIVVVSFGVIGWTSPSLLDKTRLGLDLKGGFEILYQAKPLNEGSKVTRESLTETAKSLEKRVNKDGVSEPEVTTEGTDRIRIRIAGMDEAKEAKLREDLVKPANLTFRSAIGCAKDAGYCKVELTGSDFKEGGASIQQGDFGQYKINIKLKDAAQFAKVTAEVAKLAVTGNNQLAIYLDEEQLSAPNVAREINSSDAEISGSYTREEAMNIRDTINLGALPLKLEVKYTQSVGASLGKQSLDDTIFAGLVGTVFIVLFMLVFYRVPGIAASVSLIIYTWLLLAAHIALNATLTLPGIAAFILGIGIAVDANILTAERIKEEMRSGKSLLSAFRAGSKTSLRTIIDSHVTTIIAAGVLFFIGVGSVKGFAITLLLSIIISLISNVVVSRYLLWLMIKSGKFNKPGYYGVKESEIRAL